The Buchnera aphidicola (Cinara curtihirsuta) genome includes a region encoding these proteins:
- a CDS encoding 2-oxoglutarate dehydrogenase E1 component, producing the protein MKNKKKIPFFKNNGWLYSDNQLFLENIYKKFLSNSEKLNNSWRNIFNQLLDQKNFKYKDKVFKDLKKKNIKYNSNNSKYNNNSIILKEKFLSFINAYRYFGHYISRLNPLILSKIKNNIPELSCSFYKIKKEKLNSLIYFDFLFFKKNINSFKEIYLFFKKKYCNYIGFEYMHINNSNEKKWLQKYIENNDFTNSISDIDRKNILKDLIKSTTFEKFIHTKFPGSKRFSLEGCDVLIPLLKKIITFCIKKKTKKIFLGMAHRGRLNVMQNVLKHNVLNMFQNHSKIFNNNNGTGDVKYHLGFKKIIKFKEKEIEINLLDNPSHLEIITPVVIGCCKFFIDKTKNKDNPLPVIIHGDAAFIGQGVIQETLNMSQVPAYNVFGSIHIIINNQIAFTTSNSKYLRTSTYCTDIAKMINSPIFHVNADKPELVIFVLKLALKFRYLFKKDVFIELICYRRLGHNEVDDPYITQPKMYNIINQHKRICYLYFNKIINIINNIKISYKKLYKHYMNKLSNILKNNNKNSKNKISLYKKNILLKNLNIKKINYKKIKKIVKYLFKLPNNFIMHPQVRKIFYNRNKMINNKIPLDWGMAENLVYAVLMYYGITCRLTGEDVSRGTFCHRHISIVCQKNNITYTPLKNLNNLNGLFYVWDSVLSEESVLAFEHGYSMVSSKLLNIWEAQFGDFSNGAQIVIDQFIVSSLQKWGYSSPLVILLPHGYEGQGPEHSSGRLERYLQLCAQNNIKIYIPTTVSQIYHILLKKGKSLSKKPLIIFTPKSLLRNPLTFIYIKKLLIEKFHKILINKTNKEKNLIYRVIFCSGKIYYELLDFYKKNKIADSVIIRIEQLYPFPFLKINNIINQFINIKHFIWCQEEPMNQGSWTYIYFYFKKYILIHYKNIELKYSGRPKLSSTAEGNFLNHQIQQIKIIKLAFSI; encoded by the coding sequence ATGAAAAATAAAAAAAAAATACCCTTCTTTAAGAATAATGGATGGTTATATTCAGATAATCAATTATTTTTAGAAAATATTTATAAAAAATTTTTATCTAATTCTGAAAAATTAAATAACTCGTGGAGAAATATATTTAATCAACTATTAGATCAAAAAAATTTTAAATATAAAGATAAAGTATTTAAGGATCTAAAAAAAAAAAATATCAAATATAATTCAAATAATTCAAAATATAATAATAATTCTATAATTTTAAAAGAAAAATTTTTAAGTTTCATAAATGCTTATAGATATTTTGGACATTACATATCACGATTAAATCCATTAATTTTAAGTAAAATAAAAAATAATATTCCTGAATTATCATGTTCATTTTATAAAATAAAAAAAGAAAAATTAAATTCCTTAATATATTTTGATTTTTTATTTTTTAAAAAAAATATTAATTCTTTTAAAGAAATATATTTATTTTTTAAAAAAAAATATTGTAATTATATCGGTTTTGAATATATGCATATTAATAATTCAAATGAAAAAAAGTGGTTACAAAAATATATTGAAAATAATGATTTTACAAATTCTATATCTGATATAGATAGAAAAAATATATTAAAAGATTTAATTAAATCTACTACTTTCGAAAAATTTATTCATACTAAATTTCCTGGTAGTAAAAGATTTTCATTAGAAGGATGTGATGTTTTAATTCCTCTTTTAAAAAAAATCATAACATTTTGTATAAAAAAAAAAACTAAGAAAATATTTTTAGGTATGGCGCATAGAGGAAGATTAAATGTTATGCAAAATGTTTTAAAGCATAATGTTTTAAATATGTTTCAAAATCATTCTAAAATATTTAATAATAATAACGGAACAGGTGACGTAAAATATCATTTAGGATTTAAGAAAATAATTAAATTTAAAGAAAAAGAAATTGAAATTAATTTATTAGATAATCCATCTCATTTAGAAATTATTACTCCTGTTGTTATTGGTTGTTGTAAATTTTTTATAGATAAAACAAAAAATAAAGATAATCCTTTACCAGTGATTATACATGGCGATGCTGCATTTATTGGTCAAGGAGTTATACAAGAAACATTAAATATGTCTCAAGTTCCAGCATATAATGTTTTTGGCAGTATACATATTATTATAAATAATCAAATTGCTTTTACTACATCTAATTCAAAATATCTCAGAACTAGTACATACTGTACGGATATTGCTAAAATGATTAACTCTCCTATATTTCATGTTAATGCTGATAAACCAGAATTAGTCATTTTTGTTCTTAAGTTAGCTTTAAAATTTCGATATTTATTTAAAAAAGATGTTTTTATTGAATTAATTTGTTATAGACGATTAGGTCATAATGAAGTAGATGACCCGTATATCACACAACCAAAAATGTATAATATAATTAATCAACATAAACGTATATGTTATTTATATTTTAATAAAATAATTAATATAATAAATAATATAAAAATTTCATATAAAAAATTATATAAACATTATATGAATAAATTGTCTAATATTTTAAAAAATAATAATAAAAATTCAAAAAATAAAATATCACTATATAAAAAAAATATCTTATTAAAAAATTTAAATATTAAAAAAATTAATTATAAAAAAATAAAAAAAATAGTCAAATATTTATTTAAATTACCCAATAATTTCATTATGCATCCTCAAGTAAGAAAAATTTTCTATAATAGAAATAAAATGATAAATAATAAAATTCCATTAGATTGGGGTATGGCGGAAAATTTAGTATATGCTGTTTTAATGTATTATGGTATTACATGTCGATTAACAGGAGAAGATGTTAGTAGAGGAACTTTTTGTCATAGACATATTTCTATAGTTTGTCAAAAAAATAATATTACATATACTCCTTTAAAAAATTTAAATAATTTAAACGGATTATTTTATGTTTGGGATTCAGTTTTATCAGAAGAATCTGTTTTAGCATTTGAACACGGTTATTCTATGGTGTCTAGTAAATTACTAAATATATGGGAAGCGCAATTTGGTGATTTTTCAAACGGAGCTCAAATTGTTATTGATCAATTCATAGTTTCAAGTTTGCAGAAATGGGGTTATTCTTCACCATTAGTAATTTTATTACCACATGGTTATGAAGGACAAGGTCCGGAACATTCTTCAGGAAGATTAGAACGATATTTACAATTATGCGCTCAAAATAATATAAAAATATATATACCAACAACAGTATCTCAAATATATCATATATTATTAAAAAAAGGAAAAAGTTTATCTAAAAAACCTTTAATTATTTTTACTCCCAAGTCATTATTAAGAAATCCATTAACATTTATTTATATTAAAAAATTATTAATTGAAAAATTTCATAAAATATTAATTAATAAAACAAATAAAGAAAAAAATTTAATATATCGTGTTATTTTTTGTTCAGGAAAAATTTATTATGAATTATTGGATTTTTATAAAAAAAATAAAATTGCTGATTCAGTAATAATACGTATTGAACAACTGTATCCTTTTCCTTTTTTAAAAATAAATAATATTATAAATCAATTTATTAATATTAAACATTTTATATGGTGTCAAGAAGAACCTATGAATCAAGGTAGTTGGACATATATTTATTTTTATTTTAAAAAGTATATTTTAATACATTATAAGAATATAGAATTAAAATATTCTGGTCGTCCAAAATTATCTTCTACTGCTGAAGGAAATTTTCTTAACCACCAAATACAACAAATAAAAATTATAAAATTAGCATTTTCCATATAA
- the sucB gene encoding dihydrolipoyllysine-residue succinyltransferase gives MKKNIEILAPDLPESVNNAIMLKWHKKIGDYIKEDELIAEIETDKIILEISSPANGILTSQILSIGQIIKSKSILGYIQSINLEKNISNANNEFKKNNHSQFFFTPKMRRLISYNKINKKEIKGIKINGKITKKNFIIEKINKKDKKKIDQKKIFDKKNINRRSYTRISMNPLRKKISERLLLTKKKTAMLTTFNEVNMKPIISLRNKYKDIFKKKYESKLGYMSFYVKAVTQALTQFPEINASIDGSDIIYHNYYDINIAVSTPRGLITPILKNTNSLSMFEIEKKIKSFSILGQTGKIKLEDLESGTFTITNGGIFGSLMSTPIINYPQVAILGMHHIKNRPVVICNKIKILPMMYLALSYDHQLIDGKQAIQFLNYIKDIIEDFSRIIINI, from the coding sequence ATGAAAAAAAATATCGAAATTTTAGCTCCAGACTTACCTGAATCAGTTAATAATGCAATTATGTTAAAATGGCATAAAAAAATAGGAGATTATATTAAAGAAGATGAACTGATCGCTGAGATTGAAACAGATAAAATTATCTTAGAAATTTCATCTCCCGCAAATGGCATTTTAACATCACAAATATTATCAATTGGACAGATAATTAAATCAAAATCAATACTTGGATATATTCAATCAATTAATTTAGAAAAAAATATATCTAATGCAAATAATGAATTTAAAAAAAATAATCATTCTCAATTTTTTTTTACACCTAAAATGCGTAGATTAATTTCATATAATAAAATAAATAAAAAAGAAATAAAAGGTATCAAAATAAATGGAAAAATTACTAAAAAAAATTTTATCATTGAGAAAATAAATAAAAAAGACAAAAAAAAAATAGATCAAAAAAAAATATTTGATAAAAAAAATATTAATAGACGTAGTTATACTAGAATTTCTATGAATCCATTGAGAAAAAAAATTTCTGAAAGATTATTATTAACAAAAAAAAAAACAGCAATGTTAACAACTTTTAATGAAGTAAATATGAAACCTATTATTTCATTAAGAAATAAATATAAAGATATTTTTAAAAAAAAATATGAATCTAAGTTAGGTTATATGTCTTTTTATGTCAAAGCAGTAACTCAAGCATTAACACAGTTTCCAGAAATAAATGCATCAATTGATGGTTCTGATATTATCTATCATAATTATTATGATATAAATATTGCAGTATCAACTCCTAGAGGTTTAATAACTCCTATTTTAAAAAATACTAACTCTTTATCTATGTTTGAAATTGAAAAAAAAATTAAGTCTTTTTCTATTTTAGGCCAAACCGGTAAAATAAAATTAGAAGATTTAGAATCTGGTACATTTACCATTACTAATGGAGGTATATTTGGTTCATTAATGTCAACTCCTATTATTAATTACCCACAAGTAGCAATTTTAGGTATGCATCATATTAAAAATAGACCAGTAGTAATATGTAATAAAATTAAAATACTACCTATGATGTATTTAGCATTATCATATGATCATCAATTAATTGATGGAAAACAAGCAATACAATTTTTAAATTATATAAAAGATATTATAGAAGATTTTTCACGTATTATTATTAATATATAA
- the gpmA gene encoding 2,3-diphosphoglycerate-dependent phosphoglycerate mutase produces the protein MNIKKIILMRHGESKWNQLNKFTGWKDIKLSEKGKKEALDAAKLLKKNNFSFDIAFTSLLQRAIKTTYIILSYLNCMWIPVYKSWKLNERNYGSLEGLNKEETIKKYGKRQVQLWRRSFKIFPPSLNIKEFNNLKSDQKYKKLKENEIPTSESLEKTFNRVIPFWKLKIIPQLKKNKNIIIVAHGNSLRALIKYLNKINDTDITDLDISTGSPIVYEFSGTNKPIKYYYL, from the coding sequence ATGAATATAAAAAAAATAATTTTAATGAGACACGGGGAAAGTAAATGGAACCAATTAAATAAATTCACTGGATGGAAAGATATAAAGTTATCTGAAAAAGGAAAGAAAGAAGCACTAGATGCAGCAAAATTATTAAAGAAAAATAATTTTTCTTTTGATATTGCTTTTACATCTCTTTTACAAAGAGCTATAAAAACTACTTATATAATTTTAAGTTATTTAAATTGTATGTGGATACCAGTATATAAATCATGGAAATTAAATGAACGTAACTACGGGTCCTTAGAAGGGTTAAATAAAGAGGAAACAATAAAAAAATATGGAAAAAGACAAGTACAGTTATGGAGACGTAGCTTTAAAATTTTTCCTCCAAGCTTAAATATTAAAGAATTTAATAATTTAAAATCTGATCAAAAATATAAAAAATTAAAAGAAAATGAAATCCCAACTTCTGAAAGTTTAGAAAAAACATTTAATCGAGTTATTCCTTTTTGGAAATTAAAAATTATTCCACAATTAAAAAAAAATAAAAATATTATTATAGTAGCGCACGGTAACTCATTACGTGCATTAATAAAATATTTAAATAAAATTAATGATACTGATATTACAGATCTAGATATTTCTACAGGTTCTCCTATTGTATATGAATTTTCTGGCACAAATAAACCAATAAAATATTATTATTTATAA